In a genomic window of Pseudoalteromonas ulvae UL12:
- a CDS encoding restriction endonuclease subunit S, whose protein sequence is MKVPELRFTKYDEDWLTTTIGDVSRVTSGGTPSRTNSAYWGGHIPWVTTSLIDFGTILHAEEFITDEGLKNSSAKLFPKGTLLIALYGQGVTRGKVSLLGIDATTNQACAAMIFDEEKVLPSFALFQLMSKYEAIRNLANDGGQKNLSGGLVKSLGIALPKIEEQQKIADFLSSVDKKISLLKEKHALLAQYKKGVMQKLFKQEIRFKDENSKAFPDWQETSFDKVFERVTRKNKEDNQNVLTISAQRGLINQEKYFNKSVSAKNVTGYYLLEKGEFAYNKSYSKGYPMGAIKRLNNYDKGVVSTLYICFKTHGEQYDEFWEQHFEAGNLNREINKIAQEGARNHGLLNVSVTEFFQDIKVQMPSKKEQERIAEFLGALDAKINAVNEQIELTQTFKKGLLQQMFV, encoded by the coding sequence ATGAAAGTACCTGAATTGAGGTTTACAAAATATGATGAAGATTGGTTAACCACAACTATAGGCGATGTCAGTCGAGTTACATCAGGAGGCACACCTAGCAGAACAAATAGTGCTTATTGGGGTGGGCATATACCGTGGGTTACAACTTCTTTGATCGATTTTGGCACCATACTTCATGCGGAAGAATTTATTACGGACGAAGGATTAAAGAATTCATCGGCAAAACTCTTTCCAAAGGGTACTTTATTGATCGCACTTTACGGGCAAGGTGTTACTAGAGGGAAGGTTTCTTTATTAGGTATTGATGCAACAACAAACCAAGCTTGTGCCGCTATGATATTTGATGAAGAAAAAGTTTTGCCTAGTTTTGCACTTTTTCAATTGATGTCAAAATATGAAGCAATACGAAATTTAGCAAATGATGGTGGTCAAAAGAATCTATCTGGCGGCTTAGTTAAGTCATTAGGCATAGCATTACCTAAAATAGAAGAACAACAAAAAATTGCTGATTTCCTTTCTTCAGTAGATAAAAAGATCAGTCTACTTAAAGAAAAGCACGCCTTGCTAGCTCAATACAAAAAAGGCGTGATGCAAAAGCTGTTTAAGCAAGAAATTCGCTTTAAAGATGAAAACAGTAAAGCCTTTCCTGATTGGCAAGAAACCAGCTTTGATAAAGTGTTTGAGCGTGTTACTCGTAAAAACAAAGAAGATAATCAAAATGTATTAACCATTTCAGCGCAACGAGGTTTGATCAACCAAGAGAAGTACTTTAATAAGTCGGTTTCTGCAAAAAACGTGACTGGTTATTACTTGCTTGAAAAAGGTGAGTTTGCATATAACAAAAGTTACTCGAAAGGCTACCCAATGGGCGCAATTAAGCGCTTAAATAATTATGATAAAGGTGTGGTTTCAACCTTATATATTTGTTTCAAAACTCATGGTGAACAATATGACGAGTTTTGGGAACAACATTTTGAAGCGGGTAATTTAAATCGTGAAATTAATAAAATTGCCCAAGAAGGAGCAAGGAACCACGGTTTACTCAATGTAAGTGTTACTGAGTTCTTTCAAGATATTAAAGTTCAAATGCCAAGCAAAAAAGAGCAAGAAAGAATTGCGGAGTTTTTAGGTGCATTAGATGCAAAAATTAATGCGGTAAATGAACAAATAGAACTAACACAAACCTTCAAAAAAGGTTTGTTGCAACAGATGTTTGTGTAG
- a CDS encoding BRCT domain-containing protein, with product MLEINFTNEQIDTLKNLDKEINSKDLTNLFSKSNLNSEELVQVLKASNALYREGIQVITDEQYDLYISMLRDINHLHPYLNQVEPEVLAEAKTVELPQRMLSTEKAYSKEDIEKWLKRILKAAQEINVSEEEIKLRVTPKLDGYAAFDDGTTLYTRGDGYRGQDITRAFERGLKVAENGDRGLGPGEIVIKKSYFDTVLSDIFENSRNIQAAIIAEKKVDENVQKAIDDGACVFYPFALIENTTAHFSEIISNFETIVEEMWKAVDFDIDGVILETTHTALKEYMGATRKNHRWQIAFKVNEDSAEVEVLNIVPQTSRTGRISPVAELVPTKLSGATISRVTVHHYNMVKTNGVGPGAVVQLVRSGLVIPKIEKVIKKVDPQLPESCPSCNSHLLWESDHLICPNKSDCPAQTENTLIHFFKTLGNNDGFGPKVIEKLSNFGVKHIHEIYSIKVHQFAGYGFGDKTSQNLFDQLKASREIEIEDWRFLSAFGVSRLGGGNCEKLLQHHTITQLFELTADEMVKIDGFAQLSAEAIVEGLANIKEEFFKVYELGFNLAETPKESERDNSSSPIAGSVVVFTGSMQQGSRGDMEKHAKSLGAKVAKSVTGKTTYLVTGEKVGETKINAAKDKGVKVLTEQEYIDLIG from the coding sequence ATGTTAGAAATCAATTTTACAAATGAGCAAATAGATACTTTAAAAAATCTAGATAAAGAAATTAATTCAAAAGATTTAACTAATCTTTTTAGTAAATCAAACTTAAATTCAGAAGAATTAGTTCAAGTCTTAAAAGCATCAAATGCTCTTTATCGAGAAGGTATTCAAGTCATAACCGATGAACAATATGATTTATATATTTCTATGTTAAGGGATATAAATCATCTTCACCCATATCTTAATCAAGTTGAGCCTGAAGTTCTGGCAGAAGCCAAAACAGTAGAGCTACCACAAAGAATGCTTTCAACAGAGAAGGCTTATTCAAAAGAAGATATAGAAAAGTGGTTAAAAAGGATTTTAAAGGCAGCTCAAGAAATTAATGTTTCAGAAGAAGAAATTAAACTAAGAGTAACCCCTAAACTTGATGGGTATGCTGCATTCGATGATGGAACAACTCTGTATACTAGAGGAGATGGATACAGAGGTCAGGATATTACAAGAGCCTTTGAAAGAGGATTAAAGGTTGCCGAGAATGGCGATAGAGGTTTAGGGCCTGGCGAAATTGTGATTAAGAAGAGTTATTTCGATACTGTACTTAGCGATATTTTTGAAAACTCTCGAAACATTCAAGCTGCAATAATTGCAGAGAAGAAAGTCGATGAAAATGTGCAGAAGGCTATAGATGATGGCGCATGTGTATTTTATCCATTTGCATTAATAGAAAATACCACGGCACACTTTTCTGAAATCATTTCAAACTTCGAGACTATCGTAGAAGAAATGTGGAAGGCTGTAGATTTCGATATCGATGGAGTCATTCTTGAAACAACTCATACAGCTTTGAAAGAGTATATGGGAGCTACAAGGAAAAATCACAGATGGCAGATTGCTTTTAAAGTAAATGAAGATTCTGCTGAAGTCGAAGTTTTAAATATTGTACCTCAAACTTCCAGAACAGGGCGTATTTCACCGGTTGCAGAATTAGTTCCTACTAAGCTGAGTGGTGCAACTATTAGCCGAGTCACAGTACACCATTATAATATGGTTAAAACAAACGGAGTTGGTCCTGGAGCCGTTGTACAACTTGTTAGAAGTGGTCTAGTTATTCCAAAGATTGAGAAAGTAATTAAGAAGGTTGATCCTCAATTACCAGAATCATGTCCGAGTTGTAATTCTCACTTGCTATGGGAATCTGATCACCTTATCTGCCCTAATAAAAGTGATTGTCCCGCACAAACAGAAAATACCTTAATCCACTTTTTCAAAACGTTAGGAAATAATGATGGTTTTGGCCCTAAGGTTATTGAAAAGTTGAGTAATTTTGGCGTTAAACATATTCATGAAATCTACTCTATAAAAGTGCATCAATTTGCTGGCTATGGGTTTGGAGATAAAACATCTCAAAACTTATTTGACCAACTCAAAGCGAGTCGAGAAATTGAAATAGAGGATTGGCGTTTCTTATCAGCTTTTGGGGTCAGTAGATTAGGTGGAGGCAATTGTGAAAAGCTACTTCAACACCATACAATCACTCAGTTATTTGAATTGACAGCAGATGAAATGGTTAAAATAGATGGCTTTGCTCAACTCAGTGCTGAAGCTATTGTCGAAGGCCTCGCAAATATTAAAGAAGAGTTCTTCAAAGTTTATGAACTTGGATTTAACTTAGCTGAAACGCCTAAAGAATCAGAAAGAGATAATTCATCTTCTCCAATTGCAGGTTCAGTTGTTGTATTCACTGGTTCTATGCAACAAGGATCAAGAGGAGATATGGAAAAACACGCTAAATCTCTAGGAGCTAAAGTTGCTAAATCTGTAACAGGTAAAACAACTTACTTAGTTACAGGTGAGAAAGTTGGTGAAACAAAAATCAATGCAGCTAAAGATAAAGGTGTAAAAGTTCTTACTGAGCAAGAGTATATTGATTTAATAGGATAA
- a CDS encoding antitoxin Xre/MbcA/ParS toxin-binding domain-containing protein, translated as MSNQNAKSSVKKPTNLSELEHLKAEHFDIYQELMKQFKFDDRVCQEWLTQPKRPLQGKSPFEQLTINADEVMVMLVRMRTGDFS; from the coding sequence ATGTCTAATCAAAACGCTAAATCTTCTGTAAAAAAACCTACTAATTTATCTGAGCTAGAGCATTTAAAAGCCGAGCATTTTGATATTTATCAGGAGCTAATGAAGCAGTTTAAATTTGATGATAGGGTGTGCCAAGAATGGCTGACTCAGCCCAAGCGCCCCTTGCAAGGTAAGTCACCGTTTGAGCAGCTAACAATTAATGCTGATGAAGTGATGGTTATGCTAGTTCGCATGAGAACGGGTGACTTCTCATGA
- a CDS encoding type I restriction-modification system subunit M: protein MVEQHKKALEKQLWNIANTLRGNMSADEFRDYILGFIFYKYLSERMDLYADDLLKEDGIKFDAIDESTDEGKEYLEAIKEETIDHLGYFLKPNELFHVLAQKGESGEFILEDLSEVLNHIEQSTMGTAAEDDFNGLFDDLDLTSNKLGKTENAKNELISKVLTHLDDIDFLHHETDIDVLGDAYEYLIGQFASGAGKKAGEFYTPPMVSTLLAKLVTQGKDKLKSVYDPTCGSGSLLLKVSKEIKRKGGEVGGYFGQESNPSTYNLARMNMILHGVHYRNFDIQQDDTLEQPHHVEKRFEAVVANPPFSADWSASSGFLTDERFQDYGKLAPKSKADFAFVQHMVHQLDESGTMAVVLPHGVLFRAGTEGHIRKHLIKDKNYLDAVIGLPANIFYGTSIPTCILVLKKNREHSDNILFVDASQNCGKATSQNYLRNEDLEVILEAVNKRELLEPEKAIKFAFVASIKEIEEENEFNLNIPRYVDTFEEDDDIDLKDIFSKITLIKSNVKEIDIELSEYCADLNIPNLGDI from the coding sequence ATGGTTGAACAACACAAAAAAGCATTAGAAAAACAACTCTGGAACATTGCCAATACCTTACGTGGCAACATGAGTGCAGATGAATTTCGTGATTATATTTTAGGGTTTATCTTCTACAAATACTTGTCTGAGCGTATGGACTTATATGCTGATGATCTATTAAAAGAAGACGGCATTAAGTTTGACGCTATTGATGAAAGCACAGACGAAGGCAAAGAATACTTAGAAGCCATTAAAGAAGAGACAATCGACCATTTGGGTTACTTCTTAAAACCTAACGAGCTATTTCATGTATTGGCTCAAAAAGGTGAAAGTGGCGAGTTTATTTTAGAAGACTTATCTGAAGTGCTTAACCATATTGAACAAAGCACGATGGGTACTGCCGCAGAAGATGATTTTAACGGTTTGTTTGATGATTTAGACCTAACCTCAAACAAACTAGGCAAAACCGAAAACGCTAAAAACGAGCTTATTTCAAAAGTACTAACTCACCTTGATGATATTGATTTTCTTCATCATGAAACTGACATTGATGTACTGGGTGATGCCTACGAATACCTCATTGGTCAGTTTGCCTCTGGAGCAGGTAAAAAAGCCGGTGAATTCTATACACCACCTATGGTTTCAACGTTACTTGCTAAGTTAGTAACACAAGGTAAAGACAAGCTTAAAAGTGTTTACGACCCTACTTGTGGCTCAGGCTCACTACTTTTAAAAGTATCAAAAGAGATCAAACGTAAAGGCGGTGAAGTTGGTGGCTATTTTGGTCAAGAATCTAACCCAAGCACGTACAACCTAGCTCGTATGAATATGATTTTACACGGCGTGCATTACCGTAATTTTGATATTCAACAAGACGACACACTAGAACAACCGCATCATGTTGAAAAACGCTTTGAAGCCGTAGTAGCAAACCCACCATTTTCAGCAGACTGGAGCGCATCATCAGGCTTTTTAACCGATGAACGCTTTCAAGATTACGGTAAATTAGCACCTAAGAGTAAGGCTGATTTTGCTTTTGTTCAGCACATGGTTCACCAGTTAGATGAAAGTGGCACTATGGCGGTGGTATTACCGCACGGTGTTTTATTTCGTGCTGGAACCGAGGGGCATATCCGCAAACACTTAATTAAAGATAAAAATTACCTTGATGCAGTAATTGGCTTACCGGCTAACATTTTCTATGGCACATCTATTCCAACTTGTATTTTGGTGCTGAAAAAGAACCGTGAACATAGCGATAACATTTTGTTTGTTGATGCTAGTCAAAATTGTGGCAAAGCAACTAGTCAAAATTATCTACGGAATGAAGATTTAGAAGTCATATTAGAAGCGGTAAACAAGCGTGAATTACTTGAGCCTGAAAAAGCCATAAAGTTTGCCTTTGTAGCATCAATTAAAGAAATTGAAGAAGAAAATGAATTCAATTTAAATATACCTCGGTATGTCGATACTTTCGAAGAAGATGACGATATTGATTTAAAAGATATTTTTTCTAAAATCACTTTGATTAAAAGCAATGTTAAAGAAATTGATATTGAGCTGAGTGAATACTGTGCTGACTTAAATATACCTAACTTAGGAGATATTTAA
- a CDS encoding arsenate reductase/protein-tyrosine-phosphatase family protein — protein sequence MNILFLCTANIQRSKTAEELFRAVNKNHQYKSAGLSSKYVQKANSTLCTEKMLEWSDRIYVFEEQHIERIQKHTGDVFLPKIINLNIPDVYQYFQRELVLLLLERCELA from the coding sequence GTGAATATTCTCTTTTTATGCACCGCCAATATTCAGCGCAGTAAAACTGCTGAAGAATTGTTTCGTGCTGTCAATAAGAATCACCAATACAAATCAGCTGGTTTAAGTTCCAAATACGTACAGAAAGCTAACTCGACACTTTGCACTGAAAAAATGCTGGAATGGTCTGATCGAATATATGTATTTGAGGAGCAACATATTGAACGTATTCAAAAGCATACTGGGGATGTGTTTTTACCTAAAATCATCAATTTAAATATTCCTGATGTTTATCAGTATTTTCAGCGAGAGCTTGTTTTGTTATTACTAGAGCGGTGCGAGCTAGCCTAA
- a CDS encoding WYL domain-containing protein: MDEFSFAQKQRLAYIDFKLYFTGMVTRSEIVSHFELGLAAATRDLKFYKDNAPENMAYDNVEKKYFITTQFKPIFKHDARRTLIKLANNISDGFDSIGDTSFPIESPSPLNVPDIDIIAKLSQAIINHKPISVIYTSLSSGSGARELVPHSIVDNGLRWHLRAYDRKSKSFRDFVLTRITKVTIQAQTPSPEEDKLEDHQWMRMVPLQIIPHPNNVKHPTAIKLDFGMEKGMLEVNVRAAMAGYLLRRWNVDCSESGSLSGPEYQLYLQNNQTLYGAENLAIAPGYQHS; the protein is encoded by the coding sequence ATGGACGAATTTAGTTTTGCACAGAAGCAGCGCTTAGCTTATATCGACTTTAAGCTCTATTTTACTGGGATGGTAACTCGCAGTGAAATAGTCAGCCATTTCGAATTAGGCCTTGCAGCAGCAACCAGAGATTTGAAGTTCTACAAAGACAATGCGCCTGAGAATATGGCGTATGACAACGTAGAAAAAAAATACTTCATCACCACGCAATTCAAGCCCATATTTAAACATGATGCTCGCCGCACGCTTATTAAGTTAGCGAATAACATTAGCGATGGTTTTGATTCTATTGGTGATACGTCATTCCCTATTGAATCACCAAGCCCCTTAAACGTGCCTGATATTGATATTATCGCTAAGTTATCTCAAGCGATTATCAACCATAAGCCTATTAGCGTTATATACACCTCTTTAAGCAGTGGTTCTGGGGCAAGAGAGCTAGTGCCTCATTCAATCGTAGATAATGGCTTACGTTGGCATTTAAGAGCTTATGACCGCAAATCAAAGTCATTCAGAGACTTCGTTTTAACTCGCATTACTAAAGTTACAATTCAAGCACAGACACCATCCCCTGAAGAAGATAAGTTAGAAGATCATCAGTGGATGCGTATGGTGCCGTTACAAATTATTCCGCACCCAAATAACGTTAAGCATCCAACCGCCATTAAGCTCGATTTTGGTATGGAAAAAGGCATGTTAGAAGTTAACGTGCGTGCCGCAATGGCAGGATATTTATTAAGGCGTTGGAATGTGGACTGTTCTGAAAGTGGTTCACTTTCAGGCCCTGAATATCAACTTTATTTGCAAAATAATCAAACATTATACGGTGCAGAAAATCTCGCAATTGCACCTGGCTATCAGCATAGCTAA
- a CDS encoding PIN domain-containing protein: protein MHVFLDTNIFYNNWFLTDVRFKLLSHYLNNEEYSLLLSDLVVKEVNNKREQEALSAVNELKKSLKQLNFLNPIEDELPKNIQELKPYDIRDLLGSNIYDILDIPYEFIDQTTVVNRALKSTKPFTIGEKGYRDTLIWLSFLKYIKDNEIEGDIAFITSNSTDFFKKKGKVEFHPSLEEDIKNHGIENKVFPFNNLHNFLESSVDKIANSINKQEFLDDNDSYLMEKTIEFVEQLSGASLSGFLDTPNFHTKLPYIKEIQAEIFEGLEDPEIHSVHQLSDDEVYVDTLFEMRGLTFNIIIDINDYRRSADFIEELYGLYNIELDSDKDIAILGFSGRVKIKAAVEYHLKKNDITQISIEEIYYA from the coding sequence ATGCACGTTTTCCTAGATACAAACATTTTTTACAATAACTGGTTTTTAACCGATGTACGCTTCAAATTATTATCCCATTACTTAAATAACGAAGAATATAGTTTGTTACTTTCAGATCTTGTTGTAAAAGAAGTGAACAATAAAAGAGAGCAAGAAGCATTATCAGCTGTGAATGAGCTAAAAAAAAGCTTAAAACAACTGAACTTTTTAAACCCAATAGAAGATGAATTACCAAAAAATATTCAAGAACTTAAACCATATGACATTAGAGATCTCTTGGGCTCTAATATTTATGATATTTTAGATATCCCATATGAATTTATAGATCAAACAACGGTTGTTAATAGAGCTCTAAAATCAACAAAACCATTCACCATTGGTGAAAAAGGCTATAGAGATACTTTAATTTGGCTCTCTTTCTTAAAGTATATTAAAGACAATGAAATTGAAGGCGACATTGCATTCATCACATCCAATAGTACTGATTTCTTTAAGAAAAAAGGTAAAGTGGAATTTCATCCTAGTCTAGAAGAAGACATTAAAAATCACGGTATTGAGAATAAAGTATTCCCTTTCAATAATCTGCATAACTTTCTAGAAAGTTCGGTAGATAAGATAGCAAACTCAATCAACAAGCAAGAGTTTTTGGATGACAACGATTCTTACTTAATGGAAAAAACTATAGAGTTTGTAGAACAGTTGTCTGGTGCTAGCTTATCTGGGTTTTTAGATACTCCTAATTTTCATACTAAACTTCCATACATTAAAGAAATTCAAGCTGAAATTTTTGAAGGTCTTGAAGACCCTGAGATTCATTCTGTCCATCAATTATCAGATGATGAGGTGTATGTTGACACATTATTTGAAATGAGGGGCCTAACATTCAATATAATCATTGATATTAATGATTACCGAAGAAGTGCTGATTTTATTGAAGAACTGTACGGATTGTATAATATCGAGCTAGATAGCGACAAAGATATAGCTATTTTAGGCTTTTCTGGAAGGGTAAAGATTAAAGCTGCGGTCGAATATCACCTAAAGAAGAATGATATTACTCAGATTAGTATTGAAGAAATTTATTACGCTTAA
- a CDS encoding type I restriction endonuclease subunit R, whose protein sequence is MAYQSEQQLEDNLVAQLAKKVAGKQQFEKVNITDIDSLRANLKKQLSKLNGFEISDNELKQIRNALGKGNVFDKAKILRDRLQINKDDGTAGYIRFIDADVSKNHFQVTQQVTVEGRYKNRYDVTILVNGLPLVQIELKRRGLELKEAFNQINRYQSHSYWAEDGLFQYVQVFVISNGVNTKYYANNRKQSFKQTFFWAKDNNDRYTELDQFAKVFLTPDHLTDMITKYVVLNETDRILMVMRPYQIYATEAIIDRVAEREKLKASNQSIEKQNGYIWHTTGSGKTLTSFKTAQLLTGDSAIHKVVFVVDRKDLDYQTAKEFNSFIKGCVDGTDKTKVLVDQFTGKDVYYLEKDGEQQSSTKAKGGKVNTRRNEKLIVTTIQKLNNAISNKRYSSRMEPVKDKNVVFIFDECHRSQFGDTHQRISQFFTNHQMFGFTGTPIFAENAVSKFSRKYTTSDLFHKPLHKYTIVDAIKDENVLKFNVEYVGRYKKKDSANEVDIDVEGIDTKELMESDVRLEKITDYIIAQHNRKTHSKAFTGMFCVSSVPALIKYYELFAQKKAEGKHNLKIATIFSYAANEEDPDADGLDEVVLDKVAEPQAQYEGIASHSRDRLEEFIGDYNKMFGSSYTTKDSESYYNYYNDISKKVRERKVDILLVVNMFLTGFDSKTLNTLYVDKNLKYHGLIQAYSRTNRILNEQKSQGNIISFRNLKKRTDDALALFSNKDAKDTVIMPPYEEFIKMFNQALDQMRTIAPDTASVDSLEDENAELEFIKAFRELMRLRNVLSTFADFKFDDVCIQEQEYEDYKSKYLDLYDKVKTNTAPEKESILEEIDFELELLAMDEVNVAYILKLLSKLKQSDSDEEYQQQYKSLMQTIGGDPELRSKQELIDKFIQENLPDVQSAEEVDDAFAVYWEVEKEKATQAMAEEEHLIPENVKELVERMIFSNQEPLREDIVATMEKPPSVLQRKKVIPRLAEKLKGFVNTFYGGM, encoded by the coding sequence GTGGCCTATCAGTCAGAACAACAATTAGAAGATAACTTAGTTGCTCAGCTTGCTAAAAAAGTTGCCGGTAAGCAGCAGTTTGAAAAGGTCAATATCACTGATATTGACTCGCTAAGAGCTAACTTAAAGAAGCAACTTTCAAAGCTTAATGGCTTTGAAATAAGTGATAATGAGCTTAAACAAATTCGCAACGCCTTAGGGAAAGGTAATGTATTTGATAAAGCAAAAATACTGCGTGATAGGCTACAAATTAATAAAGACGATGGCACCGCAGGTTACATTCGTTTTATTGATGCCGATGTTAGCAAAAACCATTTTCAAGTAACGCAGCAAGTTACCGTAGAAGGTCGCTATAAAAATCGTTATGACGTAACAATATTGGTTAACGGCTTGCCACTAGTGCAAATTGAATTAAAGCGCCGTGGTTTAGAGCTTAAAGAAGCGTTTAATCAAATTAATCGTTATCAGAGCCATTCTTACTGGGCTGAAGATGGCTTATTCCAATATGTACAAGTGTTTGTTATCTCTAATGGCGTAAACACTAAATACTACGCCAATAACCGCAAGCAAAGCTTTAAACAAACCTTCTTTTGGGCAAAAGACAATAACGACCGTTATACCGAGTTAGACCAATTCGCCAAGGTGTTTTTAACGCCTGATCACCTAACAGACATGATCACTAAATACGTGGTACTGAATGAAACAGACCGTATATTAATGGTAATGCGCCCTTATCAAATATATGCCACCGAAGCGATTATTGACCGAGTAGCTGAGCGTGAAAAATTAAAAGCCAGTAACCAATCAATAGAAAAGCAAAATGGCTATATTTGGCATACTACCGGCTCTGGTAAAACACTTACCTCATTTAAAACCGCTCAGTTACTTACCGGTGATAGCGCCATTCATAAAGTGGTGTTTGTGGTTGACCGTAAAGACTTGGATTATCAAACTGCCAAAGAATTTAATAGCTTCATTAAAGGTTGTGTAGACGGTACTGATAAAACCAAAGTGTTAGTTGACCAGTTTACCGGTAAAGATGTGTATTACCTTGAGAAAGACGGTGAGCAGCAGTCATCAACTAAAGCGAAAGGCGGTAAAGTTAATACTCGCCGTAATGAAAAGCTGATTGTTACTACCATTCAAAAGCTCAATAACGCTATAAGCAATAAACGTTATTCAAGCCGTATGGAGCCTGTAAAAGATAAGAACGTGGTGTTTATTTTTGATGAATGTCACCGCAGCCAATTTGGTGATACTCATCAGCGCATTAGTCAGTTTTTCACTAATCACCAAATGTTTGGTTTTACGGGAACGCCTATTTTTGCTGAAAATGCGGTGTCTAAGTTTTCTCGTAAATATACCACCAGTGACTTGTTCCATAAGCCGTTACACAAATACACCATTGTTGATGCAATTAAAGACGAAAACGTACTTAAGTTTAATGTTGAGTATGTAGGCCGTTATAAGAAAAAAGACAGCGCCAATGAAGTGGATATTGACGTTGAAGGTATCGACACCAAAGAGCTAATGGAGTCTGACGTTCGGTTAGAAAAAATAACCGATTACATTATTGCTCAGCATAATCGTAAAACCCATAGCAAAGCCTTTACCGGCATGTTTTGTGTTTCTAGCGTGCCTGCATTAATAAAGTATTACGAGCTATTTGCACAGAAAAAAGCCGAAGGTAAACATAACCTTAAAATTGCCACTATTTTCTCTTATGCCGCTAACGAAGAAGACCCAGATGCTGATGGCTTAGACGAAGTTGTATTAGATAAAGTTGCTGAGCCTCAAGCCCAGTACGAAGGTATAGCCAGCCATAGCCGAGACAGGCTTGAAGAGTTTATTGGCGACTATAACAAAATGTTTGGCAGTAGCTATACCACTAAAGATAGTGAGTCTTACTACAACTACTACAACGATATCTCGAAAAAGGTTCGTGAGCGCAAAGTTGATATTTTGCTTGTGGTAAATATGTTTTTAACTGGGTTTGATAGTAAAACCTTAAATACCCTGTATGTAGATAAGAACCTTAAATATCACGGATTAATACAAGCGTATTCACGCACCAATCGCATTTTAAACGAGCAAAAGTCGCAAGGTAATATCATTAGTTTCCGTAACCTGAAAAAGCGCACTGATGATGCTCTAGCGCTGTTTTCAAATAAGGATGCAAAAGATACGGTGATCATGCCGCCGTATGAAGAATTCATTAAGATGTTTAACCAAGCGTTAGATCAAATGCGAACCATTGCACCTGATACAGCAAGTGTTGATAGTCTTGAAGATGAAAACGCTGAACTTGAATTTATTAAAGCATTTAGGGAGTTAATGCGTTTACGTAATGTGCTTTCTACCTTCGCTGACTTTAAGTTTGATGATGTCTGTATTCAAGAACAAGAATATGAAGACTATAAAAGTAAGTACTTAGATTTATACGACAAAGTTAAAACCAATACCGCCCCTGAAAAAGAGTCGATATTAGAAGAGATTGACTTTGAACTTGAGCTGTTAGCAATGGATGAAGTAAATGTTGCTTACATCTTAAAGCTCCTTAGCAAGCTTAAGCAATCTGACTCTGACGAAGAATACCAACAGCAGTATAAATCGTTAATGCAAACCATTGGTGGTGATCCTGAATTACGCAGCAAGCAAGAGCTAATAGATAAATTCATTCAAGAAAACCTGCCAGATGTGCAATCAGCCGAAGAAGTTGACGATGCCTTTGCCGTCTATTGGGAAGTAGAAAAAGAAAAAGCCACCCAAGCAATGGCTGAAGAAGAGCACTTAATACCTGAAAACGTAAAAGAGCTTGTTGAACGCATGATCTTCAGCAACCAAGAGCCACTGCGTGAAGACATAGTAGCAACAATGGAAAAACCACCTAGCGTATTACAACGCAAGAAAGTAATCCCAAGGTTGGCAGAAAAGCTAAAAGGCTTTGTTAATACGTTTTATGGTGGGATGTAA